The proteins below come from a single Salinivibrio kushneri genomic window:
- a CDS encoding TatD family hydrolase, with translation MIDTHCHFDFSPFREAPESYWRAARESGVTRMVIPSVSEDNWSAVLSLTERLHGVYAGLGLHPCFLDAHTDDSLGKLERALALRPARCIAVGEAGLDFFVANQDTAQQRQHALLEGQLWLARHYDLPIILHSRKAHNQLLRMVKAYPGVRGVLHAFSGSEQQGKQFIDAGLMLGVGGTVTYPRAQKTRRAIAQLPLSNLVLETDAPDMPLAGFQGKPNTPSQVSRVADVVAELKSCDKDHLVAETSDNAERLFGFD, from the coding sequence ATGATTGATACCCATTGCCATTTTGATTTTTCTCCGTTTCGTGAGGCGCCAGAGTCATATTGGCGGGCGGCACGCGAAAGCGGTGTGACTCGGATGGTGATCCCCAGTGTTAGTGAGGATAACTGGTCGGCGGTGCTGTCGTTGACTGAACGCCTACACGGTGTGTATGCCGGATTGGGGTTACACCCGTGTTTTCTCGATGCTCACACTGACGACAGCCTGGGTAAACTTGAGCGGGCATTGGCCTTGCGTCCTGCGCGCTGTATCGCCGTCGGGGAAGCGGGGCTCGACTTTTTTGTCGCGAACCAAGATACCGCACAGCAGCGCCAGCACGCGCTATTGGAAGGGCAGCTTTGGCTCGCTCGCCACTATGATCTCCCCATTATTCTGCATAGCCGTAAAGCGCATAATCAATTATTACGCATGGTCAAAGCCTACCCAGGTGTACGAGGCGTATTGCATGCGTTCAGTGGTAGTGAACAGCAGGGTAAACAGTTTATTGATGCGGGCTTGATGCTCGGGGTTGGCGGCACCGTCACCTATCCGAGAGCCCAAAAGACCCGTCGCGCCATCGCGCAGTTACCGCTCTCCAATTTAGTGCTTGAAACCGATGCCCCCGACATGCCTTTAGCTGGATTTCAAGGAAAACCGAACACCCCCTCTCAGGTGTCAAGGGTCGCTGATGTGGTTGCAGAGTTAAAAAGCTGTGATAAAGATCATCTGGTGGCTGAAACATCAGACAACGCTGAAAGATTGTTTGGCTTTGATTGA